AGAGTGACCACTAAGGTTAGTGATGAAAATATTTGTAACTGCCCGTTGGTAACGTTGCCTACACTGCCTAGCGTCCACAGTAAATAGTCGCGGATTTGCTCCGGTTGACTAAAGTACTGCCAGATACTCACGACCGCCAGCGTAATATTACCAATCATAATTCCGATAATCAGCAGCACGATATTGTCACTCACCCGCAGTGAAACCGCTAGAATGAGCAAGAGAACTACTGCTGCTCCGGCACTGGACGCAATAACCAGCAACCATCCCTGACCCACTCCGGATGACCAAAGAGCGGAAACGGCTACTGATTGCCCCGAGGCCAGCATAACTGTCGCTACTCCTAAACTTGCCCCCGCCGAAATACCGAGTACTGATGGCCCGGCTAACGGGTTTCGGAATAAGGTTTGGAGCTGCAAACCACTTACTGATAAGGCCATACCCGCTAACATAGCCGTGAGCGTTTTAGGAATTCTAATATTTACTAAAATATTGTTCCAGACCTGGTTGTCAGCCTTTTGTCCTACCAGCACGTGGGCTACGTCCCGCAGCGGAATAGAAACTGACCCCAGGGCAATATCGGCCAATCCGATAATTACCACCCCCAACGATAGCAGTACTAACCAAGTAGCGGGGACTAATCTTTTCGCGGTAGCTGATTGGGTAATGGTACTCACTCCAGAAGTTGTTGGTAAT
This region of Tunicatimonas pelagia genomic DNA includes:
- a CDS encoding iron ABC transporter permease — protein: MSTITQSATAKRLVPATWLVLLSLGVVIIGLADIALGSVSIPLRDVAHVLVGQKADNQVWNNILVNIRIPKTLTAMLAGMALSVSGLQLQTLFRNPLAGPSVLGISAGASLGVATVMLASGQSVAVSALWSSGVGQGWLLVIASSAGAAVVLLLILAVSLRVSDNIVLLIIGIMIGNITLAVVSIWQYFSQPEQIRDYLLWTLGSVGNVTNGQLQIFSSLTLVVTLVTFLLSKNLNGLLLGERYARSMGIPLLPTRIGIIATTSILVGLVTGFCGPIGFIGIAVPHLVRSLLNTSDHRWLIPASALAGAFILIGCDLVSQWPGQAWVLPINAITALIGSPVVIWVILHRRNLSTHFR